TATTCAAGGCGATGCAAGCCTTCCATGAGCACGCCGACGACGTTGCGTGGCCCGATGTATCCGACGATGCCGCACATTGGTTATCGTTCCTCACCCAAGCTCGTTCGAGCGCCAGACTTTGAGAGCTTCTGCCGTCAAGATGGCGCGCAACTGCGCCACCGCGACGTCGAACTCGTCATTGACGATCAAGTAATCGTAGTCTTTGATAGCCTTCGCCTCGAGCCGGGCGGTTTCCAGCCGGGCGGCGATGTCGCCCGGGCCATCGGCGTTGCGGACCTCCAGGCGGCGCTGCAGTTCGTCCTCGGAGCGGACGGTGAGGAAGACCAACACGGCGTCGGGATACAACTGCTTGATGCGCATGGCGCCGTTCACTTCGGGCTTCATCACGAGATCGCGACCGGAACGCAGCGTCTCGTCGACGAACGCCTTGGGCGTGCCGTACAGATTGCCCGCATACTCGCGCGTTTCGAGGAACTCGTCGTTCTTGGCCATCTTCTCGAACTGCTCGCGCGGGACGAAATGGTAGTGCACGCCTTCGAGCTCGCCTGGTCGCGGAGCGCGCGTCGTGGTCGACACGCAGTAGCCGACCTCGGGCTCAAGCGTGCGCAAGGCAGCGATGACGCTGTCCTTGCCCGAGCCCGACGGGCCCGAGACGATCAACAACACCGGCTTGCGGCTGGACGTGTCAGCGATCTCCTTCATGACGCTCGATAGCTGGCTGGTCGCGCGGCTCGCGCGCGAGCTGGACGGCATGCTGGCCGGCGCTCGCGTGACCGATCTGCGCACGGTCGAGCGGGGCCTCTCGCTCGCGTGCTATCGCCGGCGCGCGCACCTCGAGCTGCGGGCGGCCTTCGACCCAGATCACCCGCTGGCGGCAGCGATCGAGCGACGCGATCAGACAAACGAAAGCGGTCCTGGCGGTTGGGCCGGCGGCGTCGCCCCGCTGCTGCGCGGGAGCGTCGTCGAGGCCGTCCAAGCCGTACCTGATGACCGCATACTCAACGTCGACACGAGTTCCCGGTCAGCGTTCGGCGTGCCTGCGAAACATCGTCTTGTGCTCGAGCTCGAGCCCCGTAAACCAAATGCGCTCGTCCTGCGCCCGATCGGCGCCGGCGGCTGGTCCATCCTCGCGGCTGCTCGCCAATTCGCGTCCGATGGTGCGTCGCGCGCCATCGTCGTGGGCGAGCCGTATGCGCCGCCACCAGCGCGCGTAACTGCGTGCGATCGTGCGACGTTGCTGGAGCGGGTCGCGGCGGCGCTTGCTTCTCCTGAGCCGCAATTGCGTGCGATCGTCCGGCTGATGGGAGAATTTGATCCGGCATGCACGCCTCCGCTTGCGCGCAG
This Candidatus Eremiobacteraceae bacterium DNA region includes the following protein-coding sequences:
- the gmk gene encoding guanylate kinase translates to MKEIADTSSRKPVLLIVSGPSGSGKDSVIAALRTLEPEVGYCVSTTTRAPRPGELEGVHYHFVPREQFEKMAKNDEFLETREYAGNLYGTPKAFVDETLRSGRDLVMKPEVNGAMRIKQLYPDAVLVFLTVRSEDELQRRLEVRNADGPGDIAARLETARLEAKAIKDYDYLIVNDEFDVAVAQLRAILTAEALKVWRSNELG